The genomic interval ATCCGCCTGATCGGCTATGCCGGCGCCACTGGCGCGCATATGCACATCTGCCACTTCAACTCGTCCAGCAAGACCGACATCGAGCGCTGTGTCGCGCTGGTGGCCAAGGCACAGGCGCAGGGGCTTCCGATCACGGTCGAATCCTATCCCTACGGCACCGGTTCGACCGTGCTCGCGGCGGCGTTCTTCAGCGACCCCGAATTCGAGGCGCGCAACGGCACCGGCTACGAGTCCGTACAGCGCGTTACCGACGGAAAGCGTTTTCGCGATCGCGAGGAGCTGCTGGCAGCGCAGGCGGCCGAGCCCTCCACACTGGTGCTCTGGCACGTCCTCGATATCGAGAACAACGCGCATCATCGCGATCTCCTCGACATGGCCGTGCTCTATCCCGGCGGTGCGATCGCGTCCGACGCGATGCCCTGGACGCTGTCCGACGGCAAACCCTATACCGGCGATGCCTGGCCGCTGCCGAAGGACGCCACGTCACATCCGCGCTCGGCCGGTTGCTTCACACGCTTCATTCGCGAGTGGGTGCGCGAGCGCCGAAAAGTGTCGCTGCTGGAGGGCATCCGCAAATGCTCGCTGATCCCGGCGCAGATTCTCGAGCACTCTACGCCGGCAATGCGCGCCAAGGGACGGCTTGCGGCCGGCGCGGATGCCGACATCGTGGTGTTCGACTACAATACGCTGACCGACCGTGCCGAGTTCTCGGCGATGAACCGCCCGTCGGAGGGCGTGCGTCATCTCGTGGTGAGCGGCCATCCGCTGATCGCCGACGGTGTGCTGGATCTCGCGGCACGGCCTGGCCAACCGGTGCGCCGGCCCGTCGCGGAGGTCTGAGGCGTGGCCGTCCCGGTTCTGCTCGTGGCGGGCTTCCTCGGGGCGGGAAAGACCACGGTCGTGAACCACCTCTTGAAGCATGCCGAGGGCCGGCGGATCGCCGCCGTCGTCAATGATTTTGGCGCTATTAACATCGACGCCGAGCTGATCGCTGATGCCGCCGACGGCGTGGTGAGCCTTGCCAATGGCTGCATCTGCTGCACGCTGGAAGGCGATCTCTTGCGCACGCTTGCCGTTCTCCTGCAGCGCGAGCCACGGCCGGAGTTCATCGTCATCGAAACCAGTGGCGTCGCCGATCCCGCCGACATCGTGCGCAATCTGATGGACCCCGTGATCTTTCGCGAGGCGCCGCTGGAAACGGTGCTGTGCGTGGTGGACGCGTCGATGCCGGTGGCAAAGCTCGACGACGCGCTTCTGCGCTCACAGGTGCGCGCGGCCGATGTGGTTGCGCTGAGCAAGGTCGATCTGGCTGACGCCGCCGGTTCCGCGCAAATCCGCGATGCCGTGCGTGCGCTGCGTCCTGCGGCAGTGGTGGTCGATGCCATCCAAGGGCAGGTGCCGGCGGCGCTGCTTTTTTCGCCTGATGTCGATCGCGTTTCAGTGCCGCGCGAGGTCGGGCCGCGCCGGCCGGCGGTCGAGCGGTTCGAGACGCTGAGCTGGACTTCGGACAAGCCGGTGTCCTTGCCGCGACTGCAGGCGGCGATCGGCCGCCTCGCGCCAAAGCTGGCGCGGGCGAAGGGGGTGTTCGAAGCGGTCGAGCAGCCCGGGCGGTCGATGGTGTTTCAGCTCGCCGGCGGGCGGGCGACGCTGGCCGCGGGCGGGCCGAGGGCCGAAGGATTGCCGCGCACGCGGATAGTCTTCATCGCCGAACTCGGCGTGCTCTCGCGCGAGGCGATTGAAACGGCGATGCAAGGATGCGTCGTATAGGGCCGATGTCAACACAATCGCCGTGGCGAGTTACGGCTTAAGCCGGGCCATGATGATTTCGTCGTGATGGATATCGCCGATCAGGATCGCTCGCCGCTTGATGCCTTCCTCCACAAATCCCGCCTTGCGATAAAGGGCGATCGCAGCCGCGTTCGTTGCGAATACGCCGAGCTCGATGCGCTGAAACCCGAACGCATCTGCCGCTTCAATTGCGTGCCGCAGCAGTCCTTCGCCAAGGCCCTTGCCTCTATATTCCGGGATGAGGCCCATGAAGAGATCGCCGACATGCGCGGACACGGCCCGGCTCGCAGGGGGCACATTGCACCATCCGACGACCAGATCGTCCGTGACAGCGACGATCTGCGGATAGCCGTGCTCGACATTGCGTTTGACGAAGGCACGCACCTGTTCGATGGGCGGCGCCTCCAGCAGAGCAAGGTAGCTGCGTTCGCGGGCAACGCGGTCGATCGCCGCGCGAAAGGCGTCGGTATCTTCGGTCCGGATCTGGCGAAATTCGATAACCACGGATCGATCTCCCGCTTCGACAAGAATAAGCCCGCTGAAAGCGGATCTTCCGCTCAGGTCAATCCTGCGGCGCCCGCAATGCTTTCTACTGGAAGCCGACCCGAGGAGAGGGCCGACAAATATTCCGGTCAAGCGCCCCTATCGCGCGGCGGGAAGCGGCCGCCACGAGAGGTCGTCGGACCATAGGTAGATCGCAATTGCCGCAAGGCACAGAGCAATGCCGATCCAGAAGATCGGCGAATGATGGATCGGCCGTCGATCACGCGCAGTTGGCTTCATTCGATCACCTCATCGGCGCGGGCCAAGTCTGCAGATTGAGAGCCGTGAATTGGCAAAGATAAGCCCGCCGGAGGCGGGCTTATCGCTTGTTGCAAATTCCGGGCAGCCCTCACGCGCTGGTCTCGCACTTCTTCATAAAGCTGTTCTTGGCGGCGCCCGCGAGTGGCTTGCCGTCGGAGCCGACGGCCTTGGCGGTGCAGGCGTCTTCCTTGCACTTCTTCATGAACGACGTCTTGGCGGCGCCGGCCAGCGCCTTGCCGTCCTTCCCGACCGCCTTGCTCTCGCAGGTTTCTTGCGCGAATGCCGAGCCGGCCGCGAAGGTGGCAACGACCGCAGCCAGGAAAATCCGCTTCATCATGGGTGTCTCCCTAAACCAGAATTGGCGCTTCAAATTGAACGCGGAATCGTGGCGCAATCAAGCAGGATCGCATGAACGCGTCGTTCATATTCATTTCTTCCAACGCTCGACGGCGGCGCGCGCCTTGGTCAGGACATCGCCGAGCGCGGCCTGATTGGCGCCGACGGACTGCCGGCGCGACGAGGGCTCGTCGAAACCATGCGTCGCGCCCGGATAGAGCGTGATGTCGATCGGGGTGCCAGCCGCCCGCGAGCGCTCCGCGACGTCCTGGCATTTCACCGCCGACACTTCCTCGTCACTGGTGCCATGGAAGATCGCAATGGGCGTGGTCGTGACGACGGTCTGCTGAAGCAGAGCCTTCACGCCGCAGCCAGGGTAGAACGCCAGCGCGCCGCGAAAGCCCGTGCCTGCCCCCTGCCGGATCATCACATTGAGGGCCGTGCTGCCGCCGTTCGACCAGCCGTGCAAAAAGACCTGGCCGCCGCTGACGTCGCTTCGGCTGCGCAAATAAGCGAGCGCGCCCTCGGCATCCAGCGGCCGCACCGTCTTTTCATTGACGTCGTCGCGGTCGGGATCGCCGTGGGTGAAGCGGCCAAAGCCGTGCGCCTTGCCGCGCGGCCCAAAGCTGTCGGGCAGCAACGCCAGGTAACCGCGATCGGCCCAGTACTGGCCCCACATGACATTGCGCTTCGACAGCGTCGAGGCGTTGCAGGCCGATGTTATCTTTGGCGCGACGAGGGTGCAGCCGCCGTTGGTGTTGCTCGAATAGGGGCCGCCGCGACCGTGCAGCATGACGATGGCCGGGTAGGGGCCGGCCGTCTTCGGCTTGAAGACATAGCCGACGATTTGGGTCGTGCCGTCGCCACTCGGAAAATACACCGTTTGCGGTTCGGCGGCGGCGCCGGTGGCCAGCGACGTCCAGGCGAGGGCAGCACACAGGATCAAACGAGTTGGCATGGCCGGCAAGAATCTCTCCCCGCGACAGCAGACACCAGCACGGTTACGGTTTCAACCGTCCTTGCTGCACTGCGCGCTGACGGAGCTGTGGAGAGCTGCTAGCCTTGTCGGTAACAACGCTGGAACGGAGCAACGTCATGGACGCCGTGACATCAAAGGGATCGCAGACCGCCGATCAGCATTCCCATCTCGTGCAGCCGCAAGGCATGGAATGGCAGAAGACGCGTTTTCCCGGCTGCGAGGCCAAGACGCTCTTGTTCGACCGCTCTACCGGACTGATGACGGCGCTGATGCGCTTTGCGCCGGGTTCGGTGCTACCCGATCACGAGCACGTCGGCATCGAGCAGAGCTACGTGATCGAGGGCGCGCTCGTCGACAAGGAGGGTCCGGCCAAGGGCATCGCCTGCAAGGCCGGCGAGTTCATCTGGCGCGAGGCCGGCAGCCGCCACGCCGCCTGGTGTCCCGACGGCGCGCTGATCCTGGCGATTTTCCAGGCGCCCAACAAGTTCTTCGAGGCCGACGGACGCGTCGTTGACGCGTCGGGCCAGGACTGGGACGACGCCTGGGGCCATACCGACGCACAGCGGGCGCGCCGGGGCTAGAGCGCGCTCAGACGCCGCGCGTGAGCAAAACCTTGAAATCGGCGCGGGCGCGTTGCGCCTCGGCGCGTGCGACCTCCGACGTCTCGCCCATGCTGAAATAGCCGTGGATCAGGCCGGGTCCTTCGTGATGCTTGACTCGTACGCCGGCGGCTTCGAGGGCCCGCGCGTAGGCTGCGCCTTCATCGCGGAGCGGATCGAACCAGGCCGTGGTGACCACGGCCGGTGCTACGCCCGCGAGCGAGGCGGCGCGCAGCGGCGAGGCGCGCCAGTCGTTGGCGTGACCGGGGTCCGCAAGATAATGGCCGGCAAACCACTCCATCACGGCGCGTGACAGAAAATAGCCTTCGGCATTCTCGCTGCGCGAGGGGAAGCGGGCGTTCTCGCGCGTATCGGCGTAGTTGCCGACGGCGTCGGTCGCGGGGTAGACGAGGAATTGTCCGGCGAGCTTGATGCCGGCATCGCGACAGGCAAGGGCAGTTGCGGCCGCGAGATTGCCGCCGGCGCTGTCGCCGGCAACGCCGAGCCGTCTGGCATCGCCGCCAAATTCCGCGACACGGTTGAAGATGTCGCGTGTCGCCGCAAAGGCATCCTCGAACGCACCGGGAAAGCGCGTTTCGGGCGGGCGCCGGTAGTCCACGGACACGACGACCGCGCCGGTTTCGATCGCAAGAAACCGCGCCTGCCGGTCATGCGTTTCGAGATCGCCCGCGACCCAGCCGCCGCCATGGAAGAACACTACCGTCGGCGCAGGACCCGAACCGACGCGATAGACCCGCGCAGGAATCGGCCCCGCGCCGCCTTTCACCTGAATATCACTGACGCGGTCGACGGCCGGCGGCGGCACCGCCGCGCGTGCGGCAGCGAGTGCACGCAAGGACTCGCGCGCGCTCTGCGGCGTCATGGTCGCGGGATCGCGGAGCGGCAGCAGCGGAATGATCTGGGCGATGACGGGATCGAGCGGTGCGGCCATGATTATTCCCCGGATTTCCTTGACTGAGGGCTTCTTGGTTTTGATCGGTCGTTAGCATAGATTTCGCGCGCCGCGCCGGCAATCGGCCGGTCGATCATGCCCGCGTTGCGTCGAAGCAAGTGTCGGGCGAGGCCGCGGGCAAGGGCAGGGAGCAAAGACGTGGAATTCGAAGATCTGGTGCAGACGCGTCGCAGTGTGCGCGGTTTCAAGAAGCAGGCGGTGCCGCGCGCGGTGATCGAGGCGATCATCGATGTTGCCAAGCGTGCGCCGTCCTCGATGAACACGCAGCCCTGGCACGTCCACGTGCTCACGGGCGCACCGCTCGAAGAGGTGCGCCGCCGCAACATGGAGGAGATGATCGCCGGCGCCAAGGTCAAGCGCGACATCATCAGCCACGGCGAATACGAGGGTGTTCATCGTGGCAGGCAGGTCGATATTGCCAAGAAATTGTTCGGCGCGATGGGGATCGCGCGCGACGACAAGCCGATGCGGCAGGATTGGGTGTTGCGCGGCTTCCGACAATTCGACGCACCGGTGTCGCTGGTCCTGACTTATGATCGCGTGCTCGATCCCGGCGCGGTCTGCCACTTCGATCTCGGCGCGCTCTGTTACGGCATCGTGCTGGCGGCGTGGGATCGCGGGCTCGGCTCCGTCATCAACGGGCAAGGCATCATGCGCTCCGACATCGTGCGCGAAGTGGCGCGCATTCCCGAAGACGAAGTCATCATGACCTGTGTCGCAATGGGATATCCCGACGACACCTTCGCGGCGAACGCGGTGCGCTCCGATCGCGAAGAGAATCGCGACTTCGTGCGCTATGTCGGCTTTGCCGAGTAAAACCTGCGCGTGTATGCGAGAAGAATATTCTCTGAGGTGCGTGCAGAAAATATTTTGAGTGAGGACCCGTCGGTGGCTCTTGCAATCTCGATCGGTCGGGAGGAACAATAAGGCGTTACGAGGGTTTGTTGCTGGCGCGAGGGATTTGTTATGCGGCGGCTGGCTAGCCTGGTTCGATGGTTCTTCGGGCCACGTGTTATGCGACATCCAGTGGATGATGATCCTGGCCTGCCTTTCACACCCGACGAGTTCGGTCGCCTGATCCGCAGCGGAAATCACGAAGACATGAAGCGGCTGGCGGACGGACTGGCCTGCCGGTCGATCCCGCGCCGATCCAGATACCGCGCCACGCATTGATTCCGCCGGGGGATTACCGCGTCAGGGCCACTGCCTTGAACGACGCGACCAGCGCCTTCTCCAGCTTTCCGTTCATTCCGCAGAGAATATTGTAGGCCTCCTGCCGCGGCATCGTCGGCTTGTAGCGCCGGTGCTCGATCAGGGCCGCAAAGATGTCGGAGATGGTGAGGATGCGAACGATATCGGTGATGCTCTCGGCGCACAGCGCATCCGGATAGCCGCTGCCGTCGAGATATTCGTGATGGTGCCTGACGGCGTCGAGGATCTCGGGTGAGATGCCGTCATGGTCCTTCAGATACTCATATCCCGCGACGGGGTGCGTCTCGATGAGCGCGCGCTCGTCGGCGTCGAGACGGCCGGGCTTGTCGAGGACCGCCAGCGGAATCCTGGCCTTGCCGATGTCGTGGAACATGGCGGCAGTATAGAGCCGCTCGAGATCAGTCTTCCGAACTCCGAGGCTCAGGCCAAAGTCGATCGCGACGCCCGTCACCAGCAAGCAATGCTGGTAGGTTCCCTCGTGATGGCGCCGCACGGTTGTGAGCCATTCGGACAGTCCATGCTCGGAAATGCGATTGGCGATCTTGCGGCCGGCTTCCTTGGCGTTGTCGACGTCGATGGGCTGACCTAGCACGAGCGAGGTAAACATCGATGCGATCGCGGTGGCCCCGGCTTCGGCGGCGTTATCCGATTGCGTATCGTTCCCTGACGAAGAGGCTTCCGCCTCAGCCGGGTCCCTCAACGCCGCCAGTAGCCTCGTCTGGTCAATCGTTCCGGGCAACACGAGCGTTGCGCCGAGCGCGTAGGCTTGCGAGATGCAGACGTGAGAGGCCTGCTCGACGATAAAGATGCGCTTGGTTGTCTTGGCGAAGCGGGAGGCGCGCTTCTTGAGGGCGGCGATGTTCTCGAGCGCGCGCAAATCGGCGCGCACCACCACGGCGAGCGGGGCGTTGGGAAGCTTTGCTTCGGCATCGAGCCGTTCGCCTGCGACGGTGAAGTTGCGTTCCACGATCGAGCAGACGCTCGTCAGCTTGTCCGAGCTGTCAGCCAGCACGTGCACGAAGGCGTTCGCCGTCGACGCACCCCGGGTGCTGTCGCGATTTTCGGCTAGCTTCGTTGGCCTTGCACTCTGCACGGGTGGTCTACGTTCCGTTGATGCTCAAAAATACCCTGCTGTGTCTCTTATTTGCTCGCTGCCGGCTTCTGCTGCGCTGATGGCTGTGCGTCCGGTGCCTTGTGCCGGCCCTTCCTGTTCGCGAGAATGAAGTGAAGGCCCGCGGTGGTCCCGTCGATCCAGACCAGCTCGCAGCGCCGGTAGGCCAGCCCCGTCGACGACAGCAGCAGGAAGAATTCCTTGGCTTGCAGCACGTCGAGGGTTCCTTCGACCTCGACCTTGGCGCCGGTGTCCGAAATGTCGAGCAGGACGCAACTGCGTCGCCACGTTCCATCCGAGCCCATCAAATTGACGGGCTGGCGGTGATCCATGCGCACCCGAAGCGCCTTGCGATTGTCGAATTTCATCGGCCGTCCCCCGATCTTGCGACTTTGCTGTCCTTGGACGCAGCTCCCGCGCCAGCGGCCATTTCGCCCCAGCGGACCGCCCATTGGCTGGTCGAGAGGTGCAGCGTCTCGAATAATTGCTGGGCGCGTTCGCGTTCGTTGAAGGAGAGCCGCGCGCCGCGATTGCTGAGAATGGCAAGTGTGGTCTGCCAGTTCAGGCGGGACGCCCGGCAGGCCATCACCAGGCCTTCGCAGTCTTCGTCCGCCACGACCGTCTCGATGACGTCGATCGGGGCCCCCGACAGAACCGACAATGCGGTCAGCAAATTTGCGATCTCGCCGCGGATCGCGAAGCGGTTCACGGCGGAGTCGTTCAGCTTGCCGATACGGTTGAGAGCAACGATCTGGGGTCGCGCATCCTCATACTCGGCGGCGCACGGCCGGCCAACAGCCTTTGCCGAGCCCCCAGTCTCGACGGACGTGGCCGCGCTCTGCACGGTCGCTGCCGCCTCCGGCGATGCGGCCGCGAGCAGTCTTCGGACCACCATGTCGGGGACGTTCGGTCTCAGCGCCAGCTCCTTCGTGAGCTCGCCGTCATGCTCGGCCCGGGCGACCAGGATCGCATAGGCGGCGTCGGATAGTTGCGCGCCCTGGTTCTTGGCGATCGCGAGGCAGACCTTCTTGCCGCCGCGCTTCACCAGGATGTCGGCGAGCGCCTTCTCGATCTTGCGCCGGCCCGCGATGGCAAGAAGGTGCTGCTCGCCGCGTGCCGACGCGATCGCTTCGAGGTCCTCCTGCGCGAGAACCGGCGAGTTCCGCAGGACGGGGGCAGCGACCGCGGGATCCTCGTGAGCGGCAAGACGCCGCAGCATCTTCTTCGGGCCGATCTTCAGTTCGGCAAGCGAGACGCTGAGTGGAACCAACGCATCGGACGCGATGCGTTCCATCAGGTGAAGGAGGATATCGTCAAGAAGACTGACCTGTCGCTCTTTGAGCCTGTCCTGGCTTGCAAGCAGCAACGAAGTGGTCTGCTTGAGGATGAAAAGGCAGCGTTCGGGCGGGCAGGCCGCGATCGCATCCTCGAGCTCGACGACAATATCCGCAGGCGAAATCGCGCGCATGGCGGGCCTGGTCTCTTTGAAAAGGACTACGTTCTAACAGTTCAATTGCGCGCCAAAGTTGTTAACATGGGTTATAGAATTGAGTCGTTCGGGTATTTCAGCGCAGGAAAAGACTATCGAAATTTGGCAGGTCGCGTTGTTCTTTCGATTTTATGCATTGCAACGGGCATATGTGAGCCGACGGATTGGCTCACTGGAGCATCGCCAAGAGGGGGGGAAATAGCGCCGGCTATTTGCCGGACGCGCGTCATTTAATCACGCGCCAATTTCAAGAAGTTCCATGAGCATTGATGATGGAGCGCCAATGTTGGCGCCAAGGACGTTTAGATTCACCGACGTTGACGAGTTCCGCAGTTCCATACGAGCTCTCAACGTCGAATTCACGCCGCTCGTGCGCAAGATCGCGGCCGAGCAGGTGATCCTCAATCTCCCCGGCTGCGACGTCAATTTCACCAAGGCTTTTCCGCGCGTCATCGATGCGCAGCTCGGGCCGAACTGCACGGCGATCGGCTTCTTGATGGACGACCACGAGGTTCCCGTTCGCTTCAACGGCGCACAGCGCGACCGTGCGGCGATCGTCATCGGCCGCAGCGGGGGCGCCTACAACACATTTGAAGCGGTGGAGCGACGATATGCTTTCATCGTGTTCACGCCGGAGGTGAAGGATCGCGGCTGGCCCGAGACAAAGACGGGCTTTAAGATTGCTGAAACGAGCACCGTCGCACTTCATCAGTTGCGACGGCTGATCACCGAAGTGATCGCCACCGCATCCGAGCCTGCCGACGCGATCGAGGCGCGCCTGAAGGCGGCGGCGATGCGGCAATCCCTGCTCGGCGCGATCGATACGGCATTCGCCGCCGCCGTTCCGGCGCGATGGACGGTGCGCCCGAACGATGAGCGCCACTTCAAGATTTTCCAGGACATCAGGGCGCTGTTGTCGGACGATCTCGGCCAGCCCATTTACAGCGAGCAAGTGGCGAGGAAGCTCGGCCTCTCTGTCCGCAGCATCCACGACGCGGTTCAGCGCTATCGCGGCATGAGCCTGCACCGGTATCTGCGCCTGAGGCGGTTGTGGCTCGTGCGCAAGAGATTGCTGACCGGCCCCGAGAGCGTGAAGGCCACGGCTCTCGCCTTCGGCTTCTGGCATCTCAGCGATTTTTCCAAGAGCTATCGCGACCGGTTCGGCGAAACGCCGTCGGAAACGCTGGAGCGCGCCCGCAGGGCGTGAGGACTTGCGCGGACGTGACTCGGCCCGCATCCGGGCACGTGCTAGATCTTTTTTTGGACGCGTTTTCTTGACGCGAACCGGTATCCACTTCGCTTGAAAACGCTTTAGTATGCGATCATGAGCAACCGCATCCTCGTCCTTTACGGCTCCTACCGTTCCGACCGCATGGGCATTCGCCTTGCGCATTTCGTCATCGAGCGCCTGCGCCGCCGCGGCGAGGACGTCGAGCTGATCGACGCCAAGGCCATCGGCCTGCCGATGCTCGACCGCATGTACAAGGAACATCCCAAGGGCCAGGCGCCCGCGGCGCTGGAGAAGCTCGCGACCCAGATCCGGGAAGCCGACGGCTTCGTCTTCGTCACCGGCGAATATAATTGGGGCATCCAGCCCGGCCTGAAGAACCTCACCGATCATTTCCTGGAGGAGTGGTTCTGGCGGCCCGCGGCGATCGCGAGCTATTCCGCCGGCCGCTTCTCCGGCGCGCGTGCGGCGACCGCGTGGCACGGCACGCTGTCGGAAATGGGCATGGTGGTGGTGTCGAGCACGATCGCCGTCGGCCCGATCGCGCAGTCCTTGTCGGAGGCGGGCGAGCCGACCGGCGAGGGCGGTGCCGCGCTGGAGCGCGCCTTCCCCCGTTTTGCCGACGACCTTTTGTGGTGGGTCGAGGCCGCAAAAAGCCAGCGCGCCAGAAAGAAGCCGCCTTACTAAGGCGCGATGAGATGGAACTGGCGCGGCATTGACGCTGCACCCTCTCCCCTTGTGGGAGAGGGTGGCTTCGCGAAAGCGAAGCTCCGCGCGCGAGCCGCTCGCATCGAGTTCGCTGAGAGAACCCCTCATCCGGCGCTTCGCGCCACCTTCTCCCACAAGGGGAGAAGGAAAATCGCGGTCACTGAACCAAACGCAATCAGGCTTGAACGAGTTGCGCGTTCAGGCGGCTCGCACCTCAGATAGGAAGCGGTTCACTTGTCCTGCGAGGTCGCGCGACTGTGTCGAGAGCTGCTCGGCCGCGCCCAGCACCTGGTTGGCGGCAGCACCGGTGTCGTCGGCGGCACGCTGCACGCCGGTGATGTTGCTGTTGACCTCCTGGGTGCCGCGGGAGGCCTCCTGGACGCTGCGCGAAATCTCCTTGGTCGCGGAACCCTGCTCCTCGATTGCGGAGGCGATCGCAATCCCGATCTGGTCGATCTCGGCGATGACGTCGGCGACGTTGCGGATCGCCGCGACCGTCTCGTCGCTGGCGGTCTGGATTGCCGAGATCTGCTCGGAGATCTCTGTGGTGGCCTTCGCGGTCTGGCCGGCCAGCGATTTGACTTCGGAGGCGACCACGGCAAAGCCGCGGCCGGCATCGCCCGCGCGC from Bradyrhizobium arachidis carries:
- a CDS encoding amidohydrolase family protein, whose product is MGGLVIAGGRVVDPASGMDAVGDVAVMDGKIAAVGTSLCGAERTIDATGLVVAPGFIDLHAHGQSLPADRMQAFDGVTTTLDLEAGVLPVAAWYRKQASKGRVLNYGAAANWAFARIGAMTGSNSESSLEAFGNAMRDRRWIENVASETEVAGILDRLAGGLNEGGIGIGILNAYAPGAGVQELTAVCQLAAKHDVPTFTHVAFMSRIDPESAAEAYIRLIGYAGATGAHMHICHFNSSSKTDIERCVALVAKAQAQGLPITVESYPYGTGSTVLAAAFFSDPEFEARNGTGYESVQRVTDGKRFRDREELLAAQAAEPSTLVLWHVLDIENNAHHRDLLDMAVLYPGGAIASDAMPWTLSDGKPYTGDAWPLPKDATSHPRSAGCFTRFIREWVRERRKVSLLEGIRKCSLIPAQILEHSTPAMRAKGRLAAGADADIVVFDYNTLTDRAEFSAMNRPSEGVRHLVVSGHPLIADGVLDLAARPGQPVRRPVAEV
- a CDS encoding GTP-binding protein, which encodes MAVPVLLVAGFLGAGKTTVVNHLLKHAEGRRIAAVVNDFGAINIDAELIADAADGVVSLANGCICCTLEGDLLRTLAVLLQREPRPEFIVIETSGVADPADIVRNLMDPVIFREAPLETVLCVVDASMPVAKLDDALLRSQVRAADVVALSKVDLADAAGSAQIRDAVRALRPAAVVVDAIQGQVPAALLFSPDVDRVSVPREVGPRRPAVERFETLSWTSDKPVSLPRLQAAIGRLAPKLARAKGVFEAVEQPGRSMVFQLAGGRATLAAGGPRAEGLPRTRIVFIAELGVLSREAIETAMQGCVV
- a CDS encoding GNAT family N-acetyltransferase, producing the protein MVIEFRQIRTEDTDAFRAAIDRVARERSYLALLEAPPIEQVRAFVKRNVEHGYPQIVAVTDDLVVGWCNVPPASRAVSAHVGDLFMGLIPEYRGKGLGEGLLRHAIEAADAFGFQRIELGVFATNAAAIALYRKAGFVEEGIKRRAILIGDIHHDEIIMARLKP
- a CDS encoding dienelactone hydrolase family protein, with the protein product MPTRLILCAALAWTSLATGAAAEPQTVYFPSGDGTTQIVGYVFKPKTAGPYPAIVMLHGRGGPYSSNTNGGCTLVAPKITSACNASTLSKRNVMWGQYWADRGYLALLPDSFGPRGKAHGFGRFTHGDPDRDDVNEKTVRPLDAEGALAYLRSRSDVSGGQVFLHGWSNGGSTALNVMIRQGAGTGFRGALAFYPGCGVKALLQQTVVTTTPIAIFHGTSDEEVSAVKCQDVAERSRAAGTPIDITLYPGATHGFDEPSSRRQSVGANQAALGDVLTKARAAVERWKK
- a CDS encoding cupin domain-containing protein, translating into MDAVTSKGSQTADQHSHLVQPQGMEWQKTRFPGCEAKTLLFDRSTGLMTALMRFAPGSVLPDHEHVGIEQSYVIEGALVDKEGPAKGIACKAGEFIWREAGSRHAAWCPDGALILAIFQAPNKFFEADGRVVDASGQDWDDAWGHTDAQRARRG
- a CDS encoding alpha/beta hydrolase produces the protein MAAPLDPVIAQIIPLLPLRDPATMTPQSARESLRALAAARAAVPPPAVDRVSDIQVKGGAGPIPARVYRVGSGPAPTVVFFHGGGWVAGDLETHDRQARFLAIETGAVVVSVDYRRPPETRFPGAFEDAFAATRDIFNRVAEFGGDARRLGVAGDSAGGNLAAATALACRDAGIKLAGQFLVYPATDAVGNYADTRENARFPSRSENAEGYFLSRAVMEWFAGHYLADPGHANDWRASPLRAASLAGVAPAVVTTAWFDPLRDEGAAYARALEAAGVRVKHHEGPGLIHGYFSMGETSEVARAEAQRARADFKVLLTRGV
- a CDS encoding nitroreductase, whose product is MEFEDLVQTRRSVRGFKKQAVPRAVIEAIIDVAKRAPSSMNTQPWHVHVLTGAPLEEVRRRNMEEMIAGAKVKRDIISHGEYEGVHRGRQVDIAKKLFGAMGIARDDKPMRQDWVLRGFRQFDAPVSLVLTYDRVLDPGAVCHFDLGALCYGIVLAAWDRGLGSVINGQGIMRSDIVREVARIPEDEVIMTCVAMGYPDDTFAANAVRSDREENRDFVRYVGFAE
- a CDS encoding HD-GYP domain-containing protein, which translates into the protein MHVLADSSDKLTSVCSIVERNFTVAGERLDAEAKLPNAPLAVVVRADLRALENIAALKKRASRFAKTTKRIFIVEQASHVCISQAYALGATLVLPGTIDQTRLLAALRDPAEAEASSSGNDTQSDNAAEAGATAIASMFTSLVLGQPIDVDNAKEAGRKIANRISEHGLSEWLTTVRRHHEGTYQHCLLVTGVAIDFGLSLGVRKTDLERLYTAAMFHDIGKARIPLAVLDKPGRLDADERALIETHPVAGYEYLKDHDGISPEILDAVRHHHEYLDGSGYPDALCAESITDIVRILTISDIFAALIEHRRYKPTMPRQEAYNILCGMNGKLEKALVASFKAVALTR
- a CDS encoding PilZ domain-containing protein → MKFDNRKALRVRMDHRQPVNLMGSDGTWRRSCVLLDISDTGAKVEVEGTLDVLQAKEFFLLLSSTGLAYRRCELVWIDGTTAGLHFILANRKGRHKAPDAQPSAQQKPAASK
- a CDS encoding DUF2336 domain-containing protein, with product MRAISPADIVVELEDAIAACPPERCLFILKQTTSLLLASQDRLKERQVSLLDDILLHLMERIASDALVPLSVSLAELKIGPKKMLRRLAAHEDPAVAAPVLRNSPVLAQEDLEAIASARGEQHLLAIAGRRKIEKALADILVKRGGKKVCLAIAKNQGAQLSDAAYAILVARAEHDGELTKELALRPNVPDMVVRRLLAAASPEAAATVQSAATSVETGGSAKAVGRPCAAEYEDARPQIVALNRIGKLNDSAVNRFAIRGEIANLLTALSVLSGAPIDVIETVVADEDCEGLVMACRASRLNWQTTLAILSNRGARLSFNERERAQQLFETLHLSTSQWAVRWGEMAAGAGAASKDSKVARSGDGR
- a CDS encoding AraC family transcriptional regulator; this translates as MSIDDGAPMLAPRTFRFTDVDEFRSSIRALNVEFTPLVRKIAAEQVILNLPGCDVNFTKAFPRVIDAQLGPNCTAIGFLMDDHEVPVRFNGAQRDRAAIVIGRSGGAYNTFEAVERRYAFIVFTPEVKDRGWPETKTGFKIAETSTVALHQLRRLITEVIATASEPADAIEARLKAAAMRQSLLGAIDTAFAAAVPARWTVRPNDERHFKIFQDIRALLSDDLGQPIYSEQVARKLGLSVRSIHDAVQRYRGMSLHRYLRLRRLWLVRKRLLTGPESVKATALAFGFWHLSDFSKSYRDRFGETPSETLERARRA
- a CDS encoding NADPH-dependent FMN reductase; translated protein: MSNRILVLYGSYRSDRMGIRLAHFVIERLRRRGEDVELIDAKAIGLPMLDRMYKEHPKGQAPAALEKLATQIREADGFVFVTGEYNWGIQPGLKNLTDHFLEEWFWRPAAIASYSAGRFSGARAATAWHGTLSEMGMVVVSSTIAVGPIAQSLSEAGEPTGEGGAALERAFPRFADDLLWWVEAAKSQRARKKPPY